A genomic window from Quercus lobata isolate SW786 chromosome 10, ValleyOak3.0 Primary Assembly, whole genome shotgun sequence includes:
- the LOC115965617 gene encoding patatin-like protein 2, with product MEATSVPLHPPTYGNLITILSIDGGGIRGLIPGTILCFLESELQKLDGEDARIADYFDVIAGTSTGGLVTAMLTSPNEKNRPLFAAKDIKDFYLNNSPKIFPQNNFPLLGYATKIIRALSGPKYDGKYLHSLVKEKLGNTRLHQTLTNVVIPTFDIKQLQPTIFSSFKVKKNPSSDALLSDVCIATSAAPTYLPAHYFQTKDPFGKVREFNLIDGGIAANNPALVAISEVTKEVTRGSPHFFPVKQMDYTRFLVISIGTGTSKDDQKYNAHEAAKWGLLSWLTSNGSTPLVDAFSQSSADMVDLHISVVFQALHCEKNYLRIQEDTLSGDVSSVDIATEKNLEDLVKVGEGLLKKPVSRVNLETGIFERSGQETNEEALIRFAKQLSQEKRLRHAHARSPQGHAMNSK from the exons ATGGAAGCAACAAGTGTACCCCTACATCCTCCAACTTATGGAAACCTAATCACCATTCTCAGTATTGATGGTGGTGGAATCAGAGGGCTTATCCCAGGAACTATTCTTTGTTTCCTAGAGTCTGAGCTTCAG AAGCTGGATGGTGAAGATGCAAGAATCGCAGATTATTTTGATGTGATTGCAGGAACAAGCACAGGTGGTCTTGTGACTGCCATGCTAACTAGCCCCAATGAAAAGAACCGACCACTGTTTGCTGCCAAGGATATCAAGGACTTTTACCTAAACAATAGTCCTAAAATTTTCCCACAAAACAA TTTTCCATTGCTTGGTTATGCTACAAAGATTATCAGAGCTCTTTCAGGGCCAAAATATGATGGAAAATATCTACATAGCCTTGTTAAGGAAAAACTTGGGAACACAAGGTTGCACCAGACATTGACAAATGTTGTTATTCCAACATTTGACATCAAGCAACTCCAACCTACTATCTTCTCCAGCTTCAAG GTAAAGAAAAACCCAAGCTCAGATGCTTTACTTTCAGACGTATGCATTGCAACTTCAGCAGCACCAACTTATCTTCCGGCTCATTATTTTCAAACCAAAGATCCCTTTGGGAAAGTGAGAGAATTTAACCTTATAGATGGTGGTATTGCTGCAAATAATCCG GCACTGGTTGCTATTAGTGAAGTAACAAAGGAGGTCACTCGAGGCAGTCCTCACTTCTTTCCTGTAAAACAAATGGATTATACACGATTTCTGGTCATTTCAATAGGAACAGGCACTTCCAAAGATGACCAGAAATACAATGCGCATGAGGCAGCTAAATGGGGTTTGTTAAGTTGGTTAACCAGTAATGGGTCTACTCCTTTAGTTGACGCATTTTCTCAATCAAGTGCGGACATGGTTGACCTCCACATTTCTGTAGTTTTCCAAGCTCTTCATTGTGAGAAAAACTACCTTAGAATTCAGGAAGACACGTTAAGTGGTGATGTATCTTCTGTGGATATAGCCACAGAGAAGAATTTGGAAGATCTAGTTAAAGTTGGTGAAGGACTGTTAAAGAAACCAGTTTCTAGAGTGAATTTAGAAACAGGCATTTTCGAACGTTCGGGTCAAGAGACTAATGAAGAGGCTCTCATAAG GTTTGCAAAACAACTCTCGCAGGAGAAGCGGCTTCGCCATGCCCATGCTAGGTCTCCTCAAGGACATGCTATGAATTccaaatga